A genome region from Marinobacter panjinensis includes the following:
- the hfq gene encoding RNA chaperone Hfq — MSKGHSLQDPYLNALRKERIPVSIFLVNGIKLQGQIESFDQFVILLKNTVSQMVYKHAISTVVPARNVRIPPQAPGGEESED; from the coding sequence ATGTCAAAAGGGCACTCTCTACAAGACCCTTACCTCAATGCATTACGCAAGGAGCGCATTCCGGTTTCCATCTTTCTGGTCAATGGCATCAAGCTTCAGGGCCAGATTGAGTCTTTCGACCAGTTCGTGATTTTGCTGAAAAACACTGTCAGCCAGATGGTCTATAAGCACGCCATTTCCACAGTGGTCCCTGCGCGGAATGTTCGTATCCCGCCACAGGCGCCAGGTGGGGAAGAATCTGAGGACTGA
- the hflX gene encoding ribosome rescue GTPase HflX, producing the protein MFERPKVGERAILVHIEFSSDEESEDLGEFRELVWSAGVEPVGVVTGSRKQPSPRLFVGKGKLEEIRDAVAANEADVVLFNHALSPSQERNIERELQCRVLDRTGVILDIFAQRARTHEGKLQVELAQLEHMSTRLIRGWTHLERQKGGIGLRGPGETQLETDRRLLRERIKSIHRRLEKVRKQRNQGRRARKRADIPTVSLVGYTNAGKSTLFNRITTSTVYAADQLFATLDPTLRRLELPDIGPVVMADTVGFIRHLPHKLVEAFRATLEETTEASILLHIIDCHDSRREENMEQVEEVLTEIGADEIPVLQVFNKIDLLDNFEPRIERNEDGIPVRVWVSAVTGAGLDGLFDTIVERLAEDVIHQFLVLGPADGKLRALLHQAGSVLSENHRDDGNSIIEVRLQYRDWLQLLSRADVREKDVKLDEQRT; encoded by the coding sequence TTGTTTGAGCGTCCCAAGGTTGGTGAGCGGGCGATTCTCGTTCACATTGAGTTTTCTTCCGATGAAGAGTCCGAGGATCTGGGCGAATTTCGCGAACTGGTCTGGTCCGCGGGGGTTGAACCCGTTGGTGTTGTTACCGGCTCCCGGAAACAACCCAGCCCGAGGCTGTTTGTAGGCAAGGGCAAACTGGAAGAGATCCGTGATGCGGTGGCCGCGAACGAAGCCGACGTGGTTCTGTTCAATCATGCCCTGAGCCCCAGTCAGGAACGCAATATTGAGCGGGAGCTGCAGTGCCGGGTACTTGACCGCACCGGTGTGATTCTGGATATATTTGCCCAGCGTGCCCGCACCCATGAGGGCAAGCTACAGGTAGAGCTGGCCCAGTTGGAGCATATGTCCACCCGCCTGATCCGGGGCTGGACCCACCTTGAGCGGCAAAAGGGCGGTATCGGCCTGCGCGGCCCGGGTGAAACCCAGTTGGAAACCGACAGGCGACTGCTGCGAGAGCGGATCAAGTCCATCCACCGCCGGCTGGAAAAGGTTCGCAAGCAACGCAATCAGGGCCGCCGGGCCCGCAAGCGCGCAGATATCCCGACGGTATCGCTGGTGGGTTATACCAACGCCGGAAAGTCTACGCTGTTCAACCGCATCACCACCTCCACCGTATATGCGGCAGATCAGCTGTTTGCTACCCTTGACCCGACACTCAGGCGGCTGGAACTTCCGGATATCGGGCCGGTCGTAATGGCCGATACCGTGGGGTTTATCCGTCATTTGCCCCACAAACTGGTTGAAGCCTTCCGCGCCACTCTGGAAGAGACCACGGAAGCATCCATTCTTCTGCATATCATCGACTGCCATGACAGTCGGCGCGAAGAGAACATGGAGCAGGTGGAAGAGGTGTTGACGGAAATCGGGGCGGACGAAATTCCTGTACTGCAGGTATTCAACAAGATTGATTTGCTGGACAACTTCGAGCCGCGAATTGAACGTAACGAAGATGGCATACCGGTGCGGGTCTGGGTCTCAGCGGTTACCGGAGCAGGCCTCGATGGACTGTTCGATACCATTGTGGAACGGCTCGCTGAAGATGTGATTCACCAATTTCTGGTGCTGGGCCCGGCTGATGGCAAGCTGCGGGCGCTTTTGCACCAGGCTGGGTCCGTGCTCAGCGAGAATCACCGGGATGACGGCAACTCGATCATCGAAGTGCGCCTTCAGTACCGGGACTGGTTACAGTTACTGAGCCGGGCTGACGTTCGGGAAAAAGACGTAAAGCTTGACGAGCAACGTACATAG
- the miaA gene encoding tRNA (adenosine(37)-N6)-dimethylallyltransferase MiaA, which yields MTAFTVDGARPPAICLMGPTASGKTDLAIELCRRLPCDIVSVDSAMIYRGMDIGTAKPSAEELARAPHRLIDICDPADTYSAADFRRDALREMAEITSAGRIPLLVGGTMMYFKALLHGMSDLPSADPGIRQVLEQEALEKGWGALHRELEERDPVAARLIHQNNRQRLVRALEVIRLTGRPISSLWEKKPGSQLASGDNNRGGVEDYTYFTQWQADETPTLPYTVVQLAMAPADRRVLHERINLRFQAMLRAGFLEEVRALMARGDLHPGLPSMRCVGYRQAWSHLAGDSDYSTMVEKGSAATRQLAKRQLTWLRKWSDLDWLDSGDKLMSDTALKIIEFRTTFKP from the coding sequence ATGACGGCATTCACTGTTGATGGCGCCAGGCCCCCCGCCATATGCCTGATGGGCCCTACCGCCTCCGGCAAGACCGATCTGGCAATTGAGCTTTGCCGTCGCCTGCCCTGCGATATCGTCAGTGTTGATTCGGCGATGATATACCGGGGCATGGATATCGGTACCGCCAAACCTTCAGCAGAGGAGCTCGCCCGGGCCCCTCACCGGTTGATTGATATCTGTGATCCGGCAGACACCTATTCTGCTGCGGATTTTCGCCGTGACGCCCTGCGTGAAATGGCCGAAATTACGTCAGCCGGCCGGATCCCGCTGTTGGTGGGCGGCACCATGATGTATTTCAAGGCCTTGCTTCACGGCATGTCTGATCTGCCCTCCGCTGATCCAGGCATTCGGCAGGTCCTGGAGCAGGAGGCGCTGGAAAAAGGGTGGGGTGCCCTGCATCGCGAACTGGAAGAGCGGGACCCGGTGGCAGCCAGACTCATTCACCAGAATAACCGGCAACGACTGGTCCGGGCCCTTGAAGTGATTCGCCTGACCGGGCGCCCGATTTCCTCACTATGGGAGAAGAAGCCCGGCAGCCAACTCGCCAGCGGCGATAACAACAGGGGCGGTGTTGAGGATTACACCTATTTTACCCAATGGCAGGCAGACGAAACGCCGACTCTTCCGTATACTGTGGTGCAGCTTGCGATGGCCCCTGCTGACAGGCGGGTACTCCATGAAAGAATCAACCTGCGTTTTCAGGCAATGCTGAGAGCCGGTTTTCTCGAAGAGGTCAGGGCGCTGATGGCCAGAGGCGATCTGCATCCCGGCCTGCCTTCCATGCGTTGTGTCGGCTATCGACAGGCCTGGTCCCATCTGGCGGGTGATAGCGACTACAGCACCATGGTGGAAAAAGGCTCTGCCGCTACACGGCAGCTCGCCAAGCGACAGCTGACCTGGTTGCGAAAGTGGTCCGATTTGGACTGGCTGGACAGTGGCGACAAACTTATGTCAGACACTGCCTTGAAAATTATTGAATTTCGCACCACATTTAAACCTTGA
- a CDS encoding N-acetylmuramoyl-L-alanine amidase: MAWSLMVPLAAMAGVSVESARIWPAPDHTRLVLDVGGKIDHKVFALSGPSRLVIDLKNASLKTDFDKLDLSGSPVRRIRSAPRNGNDLRVVLDLKSDIKPRSFELEPNQQYGHRLVVDLIDEGGLKARKPAEPTISQNSNGKRDIIVVVDAGHGGEDPGAIGPRGTREKDVVLKMAKTLADLIEAKPGYTARLTRNGDYYIDLRSRTLLARKHNADLFVSVHADAFRTPQPRGASVFALSQRGATSETARWLAKSENRSDLIGGAGGVSLDGRDEMLAGVLLDLSMTASINSSLGVGSSILGRLGSVAKLHKKGVEQAAFAVLKSPDIPSILVEAGFISNPKEEQNLSSSWYREKLSRAVFEGIDDYFQKTPPPGTLLAWQKQNSQGAGSVSQYRIRRGDTLSGLAKENQTSVSELMQYNGLNDDRVMVGQTIRIPAS, encoded by the coding sequence ATGGCGTGGTCATTGATGGTTCCGCTGGCGGCGATGGCGGGCGTCAGTGTGGAAAGTGCCCGGATCTGGCCGGCGCCGGACCATACACGACTGGTGCTGGACGTTGGCGGCAAGATTGATCACAAGGTATTTGCGCTCTCTGGTCCGTCGAGACTGGTCATTGACCTCAAGAATGCCAGCCTCAAAACCGATTTTGACAAGCTTGATCTGTCCGGTAGTCCGGTTCGCCGGATTCGCAGTGCTCCCCGTAACGGAAATGACCTTCGGGTAGTTCTGGATCTCAAGAGTGATATCAAGCCACGGAGTTTCGAGCTGGAGCCGAATCAGCAATATGGCCACCGGCTGGTGGTGGATCTGATCGATGAGGGCGGTCTGAAGGCCCGGAAGCCTGCGGAGCCGACCATTTCCCAGAACAGCAACGGCAAGCGCGATATTATTGTGGTAGTCGACGCCGGCCATGGTGGAGAAGATCCCGGCGCGATCGGCCCTCGCGGCACACGCGAGAAAGACGTGGTGCTGAAAATGGCCAAAACCCTGGCAGACCTGATAGAGGCCAAGCCCGGGTATACTGCCAGGCTTACTCGTAACGGCGACTACTACATCGACCTCCGCAGTCGCACGTTGCTTGCCCGAAAGCACAATGCGGATCTGTTTGTTTCCGTTCACGCAGATGCGTTCCGTACGCCGCAGCCAAGGGGCGCCTCGGTGTTTGCGCTGTCGCAACGGGGCGCCACCAGTGAAACGGCCCGTTGGCTGGCGAAAAGCGAAAACCGGTCGGACCTGATTGGTGGGGCTGGTGGCGTTTCGCTGGATGGTCGTGACGAGATGCTGGCGGGTGTTCTGCTGGATCTTTCTATGACGGCCAGCATCAATTCCAGTCTTGGTGTGGGTAGCTCCATCCTTGGCAGGCTTGGCAGTGTGGCCAAGCTCCACAAGAAGGGCGTTGAGCAAGCTGCATTTGCCGTGCTGAAGTCGCCGGATATTCCGTCGATCCTTGTTGAGGCCGGGTTCATATCGAACCCCAAGGAAGAGCAGAACCTGTCCAGTTCCTGGTATCGCGAAAAGCTCTCCAGAGCGGTTTTCGAAGGTATCGATGACTATTTCCAGAAAACACCGCCCCCGGGTACCTTGTTGGCGTGGCAGAAACAGAACAGTCAGGGCGCAGGAAGTGTCAGCCAGTATCGCATCCGCAGGGGGGATACACTCTCGGGGCTCGCGAAGGAGAATCAGACAAGCGTCAGCGAACTGATGCAGTATAACGGCCTCAATGATGACCGTGTTATGGTAGGGCAAACCATTCGTATTCCCGCATCCTGA
- the mutL gene encoding DNA mismatch repair endonuclease MutL: protein MPSIRLLTPRLANQIAAGEVVERPASVVKELVENALDAGARRVDIEIEQGGVKLIRVRDDGSGIDEVDLPLALSRHATSKIENLDDLEAVASLGFRGEALASISSVSRLALTSRTERQEAASRVEVEGRDMDASISPAAHPVGTTVEVRDLFFNTPARRKFLRTEKTEFNHVDECVRRQALSRFDTGFTLRHNQRVVQSLRPAENPLDRERRIGSLCGQQFIDNAVVIDAEATGLKLWGWVALPTFSRSQADLQYFFVNGRVIRDRLVAHAVRQAYRDVLYNNRHPAFVLYLEVDPANVDVNVHPTKHEVRFRDGRLVHDFIFRTLHKALADVRPDDHLRGAVAESHGRESGGVSGGYGTQVAMSDVNPRPATDPFAGAPGQQPAGFSGSQRPPQHEWQARDQMAFYQSLNQGGGVNGQPAMADTGELAVASPTPPQSSADEPPLGYAIAQLHGIYILAQSRQGMIVVDMHAAHERITYERMKRALEAQDLKSQPLLVPVSLAVSQKEAALAETHGEELLQLGLRVERIGPETLAVRQVPALLRGADTEQLVRDVLSDLIENGESDRVEAVTHELLGTMACHGSVRANRQLTIPEMNTLLRDMEATERSGQCNHGRPTWTVVTLSELDKLFLRGR from the coding sequence ATGCCCTCCATTCGATTACTGACTCCGCGCCTGGCAAACCAGATTGCTGCCGGCGAGGTGGTTGAGCGCCCGGCTTCGGTCGTCAAGGAACTGGTAGAAAACGCGCTCGACGCCGGCGCTCGCCGGGTTGATATCGAGATCGAGCAGGGTGGTGTCAAGCTCATCCGGGTTCGTGACGACGGCAGCGGTATCGACGAAGTCGATCTTCCTCTGGCCCTCAGCCGGCACGCAACCAGCAAGATCGAGAACCTGGATGATCTTGAAGCCGTTGCGTCCCTCGGTTTTCGCGGTGAGGCCCTGGCGAGCATCAGTTCCGTTTCCCGGCTGGCGTTAACCTCGCGCACCGAACGCCAGGAGGCGGCCTCCAGGGTGGAGGTGGAAGGGCGCGATATGGATGCCAGCATCTCGCCGGCCGCCCACCCTGTGGGAACGACGGTGGAAGTCCGGGACCTGTTTTTTAATACGCCGGCCCGCAGAAAGTTTCTCCGTACCGAAAAAACCGAATTCAATCATGTGGACGAGTGCGTCCGGCGTCAGGCCCTGAGCCGTTTTGATACCGGTTTCACGCTCCGCCATAACCAGCGGGTGGTCCAGAGCCTGCGGCCAGCGGAAAATCCCCTGGACCGTGAGCGTCGGATCGGTTCCCTGTGTGGGCAGCAGTTCATCGACAATGCCGTGGTGATTGATGCCGAGGCCACGGGGCTGAAACTCTGGGGCTGGGTAGCGCTGCCTACCTTTTCCCGCAGCCAGGCGGACCTCCAGTACTTTTTCGTCAACGGGCGGGTTATCCGCGATCGGCTGGTGGCTCATGCGGTCCGTCAGGCATACCGGGATGTGCTCTATAACAACCGGCACCCGGCCTTCGTACTGTACCTGGAAGTGGACCCTGCCAACGTGGACGTGAATGTTCACCCCACCAAGCACGAGGTGCGTTTCCGCGACGGACGCCTGGTTCATGATTTCATCTTCCGCACCCTTCACAAGGCATTGGCAGATGTGCGGCCGGACGATCATCTGAGGGGCGCCGTGGCCGAGTCCCATGGGCGCGAATCTGGCGGGGTTTCAGGTGGTTATGGCACCCAGGTTGCCATGTCCGACGTGAACCCTCGGCCAGCTACTGATCCGTTTGCAGGAGCACCCGGGCAGCAGCCTGCCGGTTTTTCCGGTAGCCAGCGGCCACCGCAGCATGAGTGGCAGGCCCGCGACCAGATGGCGTTCTATCAGTCCCTCAATCAGGGTGGTGGTGTGAATGGCCAGCCTGCCATGGCTGATACCGGCGAACTGGCGGTAGCGTCGCCTACGCCACCACAGAGCAGTGCCGATGAACCGCCGCTGGGTTACGCCATTGCTCAACTGCATGGCATATATATCCTCGCCCAGAGCCGCCAGGGCATGATTGTGGTTGATATGCACGCGGCTCACGAGCGCATCACTTACGAACGCATGAAGCGGGCACTGGAAGCCCAGGACCTCAAGAGTCAGCCACTTCTGGTGCCGGTGTCACTGGCAGTCAGCCAGAAGGAGGCAGCGCTGGCGGAAACCCATGGAGAGGAGCTTTTGCAGCTGGGGCTCAGAGTTGAGCGGATTGGTCCGGAAACCCTGGCCGTTCGCCAGGTTCCGGCCCTGTTGCGGGGTGCTGACACCGAGCAACTGGTGCGGGATGTGCTGTCGGACCTGATTGAGAATGGCGAAAGCGACCGTGTCGAAGCCGTCACCCACGAACTGCTCGGCACCATGGCCTGCCATGGTTCGGTAAGAGCAAACAGGCAGTTGACCATCCCCGAAATGAACACCTTGTTGCGAGACATGGAGGCCACGGAGCGAAGTGGCCAGTGCAACCATGGCCGGCCTACCTGGACCGTGGTCACGCTGTCCGAGCTGGACAAGCTGTTCCTGCGGGGGCGTTAA
- the tsaE gene encoding tRNA (adenosine(37)-N6)-threonylcarbamoyltransferase complex ATPase subunit type 1 TsaE → MNVAVDELRLYLKNELDTEQLGRILAGLVSESGQGLVVFLEGDLGMGKTTLSRGIMRGLGHEGAVKSPTYTIVEPYEHLTPPAYHFDLYRLGDPEELEYMGIRDYFQGQNLCVIEWPGRGQGILPEPDLLVRLGKSGDGRRAQVSAPTTRGGSLLARIGAQWPPGQGH, encoded by the coding sequence ATGAACGTTGCAGTGGACGAGCTCAGGCTTTACCTGAAAAATGAGCTGGATACAGAACAGCTGGGCAGGATTCTGGCCGGGCTGGTCAGCGAGAGCGGCCAGGGATTAGTGGTGTTCCTGGAAGGGGATCTCGGTATGGGAAAGACGACCCTGAGTCGGGGAATCATGCGTGGCCTTGGTCATGAAGGCGCCGTCAAAAGCCCGACCTACACCATCGTTGAGCCCTATGAGCATTTGACGCCGCCAGCCTACCACTTTGACCTTTATCGGCTTGGTGATCCGGAAGAGCTTGAATACATGGGCATCCGGGATTATTTCCAGGGTCAGAATCTGTGCGTTATCGAGTGGCCCGGGCGTGGCCAGGGTATTCTCCCAGAACCGGATCTGCTGGTTCGTTTGGGTAAAAGCGGTGATGGGCGCAGAGCCCAGGTTTCAGCACCAACAACCCGAGGCGGCAGTTTGCTGGCCCGGATTGGTGCTCAGTGGCCCCCGGGGCAGGGACATTAA
- the orn gene encoding oligoribonuclease, whose amino-acid sequence MPEANYLVWIDLEMTGLDPEKERIIEIATIITDSELNTIEEGPVIAVHQSDKLLDDMDEWCTRTHGESGLTKRVKDSKFSEIDAEQKTLEFLQRYLEPGQSPLCGNSIGQDRRFLVKYMPELEAFFHYRNLDVSTIKELARRWRPDVLKGVKKKGSHLALDDIRDSIDELRHYREHFFKL is encoded by the coding sequence ATGCCAGAAGCTAATTATCTTGTCTGGATTGACCTGGAAATGACGGGGCTGGATCCGGAAAAAGAGCGCATCATCGAGATAGCGACCATCATTACCGATTCTGAATTGAACACGATCGAAGAAGGGCCGGTTATTGCTGTGCACCAGTCGGATAAATTGCTTGACGACATGGATGAGTGGTGCACCCGCACTCATGGCGAGAGTGGGCTGACCAAGCGGGTAAAGGACAGCAAGTTCAGCGAGATTGATGCTGAACAGAAAACCCTGGAATTCCTCCAGCGTTATCTTGAGCCGGGCCAATCACCCCTTTGCGGGAACAGCATTGGCCAGGACCGGCGCTTTCTGGTGAAGTATATGCCGGAGCTTGAAGCTTTTTTCCACTACCGTAACCTGGATGTGAGCACCATCAAGGAGCTGGCGCGGCGCTGGCGGCCGGATGTGCTGAAGGGGGTTAAAAAGAAGGGAAGTCATCTGGCCCTGGACGATATTCGTGACTCTATCGACGAACTGCGCCATTACCGGGAACACTTCTTCAAATTATAA
- a CDS encoding NAD(P)H-hydrate dehydratase: MPLSGEHSLPEDLYSADAVREIDRYVIDQQGVDGFELMQAAAASAFRRLVRYWPEPGRILVLCGAGNNGGDGYLVAANAVRHGLNVDCLAVAPTEKLSGDARKAWKKAVEDGVHVREMTDVADSEISEQFVSAGLIVDAMLGTGVSGAPREPFASMIGQCNQAAAPVLAIDLPSGLNATTGTVAGEAVRAAATVTFIGLKAGLFTGQGPECAGDVAFESLDTDDWATESGQRPLARRVDWAGIRKAIPRRPRAAHKGSFGHVLIVAGDRGFGGAGLMAAEAASRSGAGMVTLATRPEYVAPALARCPSVMVQGLIHGSELPPLISAADVIVCGPGIGQGAWGQQMLQQVVASGKPRVLDADALNLMASRVAQPADNHILTPHPGEAARLLECGVADIENDRVRAAEKLHQLFGGVVLLKGAGTVVASGSGVPDVVSGSNPGMATGGMGDVLSGILGSLYAQLEDPHLSASAAAALHLAAANRATETRGYMGLLPMDVIEALPQVLMESERKSAGRQGVRGLADGRAEE; encoded by the coding sequence ATGCCCCTGTCTGGTGAACACAGCTTACCAGAAGACCTCTATTCCGCCGATGCAGTGCGGGAAATCGATCGCTATGTAATTGATCAGCAAGGGGTTGACGGATTTGAACTGATGCAGGCTGCAGCAGCCAGTGCATTTCGGCGACTGGTGCGTTACTGGCCGGAGCCGGGTCGGATTCTGGTGTTGTGTGGTGCTGGCAACAATGGTGGCGACGGTTATCTGGTCGCTGCCAATGCCGTTCGTCATGGTCTGAATGTAGACTGTCTTGCTGTCGCGCCCACTGAAAAACTGTCCGGCGACGCCCGCAAGGCATGGAAGAAAGCCGTCGAGGACGGGGTTCATGTGCGGGAAATGACGGACGTTGCTGATAGCGAAATCAGTGAGCAGTTTGTCAGTGCCGGGCTGATTGTCGACGCCATGCTGGGCACCGGCGTTTCGGGGGCACCACGAGAGCCCTTTGCCTCCATGATTGGCCAGTGCAACCAGGCTGCGGCACCAGTACTGGCAATTGATTTGCCTTCCGGACTGAATGCCACCACCGGCACCGTGGCCGGGGAAGCGGTCCGGGCGGCGGCAACGGTGACGTTTATTGGCCTCAAGGCCGGCCTGTTTACTGGCCAGGGCCCTGAGTGCGCGGGGGATGTTGCGTTTGAATCTCTGGATACGGATGACTGGGCCACCGAGAGTGGACAGCGCCCGTTGGCCCGTCGCGTGGACTGGGCCGGTATTCGTAAGGCGATACCCCGGCGCCCGAGGGCTGCTCACAAGGGGAGTTTCGGGCATGTGTTGATTGTTGCTGGTGACCGTGGCTTTGGTGGTGCCGGCCTGATGGCAGCGGAGGCTGCATCCAGATCAGGCGCTGGCATGGTTACCCTGGCGACCCGCCCGGAATACGTTGCGCCTGCTCTGGCTCGTTGCCCGTCAGTCATGGTTCAGGGGCTTATTCACGGTTCTGAATTGCCGCCGCTGATCAGTGCTGCGGATGTGATTGTCTGCGGCCCCGGTATTGGCCAGGGTGCGTGGGGGCAGCAGATGCTCCAGCAGGTGGTGGCCAGCGGCAAGCCCCGGGTGCTGGACGCCGATGCCTTGAACCTGATGGCGTCACGGGTTGCACAGCCAGCGGACAACCATATTCTTACTCCGCATCCCGGAGAAGCGGCGCGTCTGCTTGAATGCGGGGTAGCTGACATCGAGAACGACCGGGTACGGGCTGCAGAGAAGCTTCATCAGCTTTTCGGCGGCGTTGTCCTGCTCAAGGGCGCAGGTACGGTTGTGGCTTCCGGGTCAGGGGTGCCTGATGTTGTCAGTGGTAGTAACCCCGGGATGGCAACCGGTGGTATGGGAGATGTGCTTTCCGGAATATTGGGAAGCCTGTATGCGCAGCTTGAAGATCCTCATCTTTCCGCTTCGGCAGCCGCAGCCCTTCATCTGGCGGCGGCAAACCGGGCTACGGAAACCCGGGGCTACATGGGATTGCTGCCCATGGATGTCATTGAGGCTCTGCCGCAGGTGCTGATGGAGTCAGAGCGAAAATCAGCGGGCAGGCAGGGTGTACGCGGGCTGGCTGACGGCAGGGCTGAAGAGTAA
- the queG gene encoding tRNA epoxyqueuosine(34) reductase QueG, with product MTDPTDRKLNDLPRQIRAWALELGFSDAGITLPDTGIHGERLKNWLREGFHGDMAYMADHGDKRYTPTSLVEGTRRVISVRLDYLPAPDNPGRVLTNREKAYITRYAVGRDYHKLMRKRLATLAKQIDEAVAGYDYRAFVDSAPVLERALAQRAGLGWIGKNNMLIHPKAGSFFFLGEIFTSAPLPLDAPFEKEHCGTCAACLDICPTDAFEGPHKLDARKCISYLTIEQKGSIPEHLRAKMGNRVFGCDDCQLVCPWNKFSRPSAEPDFQPRHGLDNSELATLFLWTEEEFLKRTEGSAIRRTGYEGWLRNLAVGLGNAPSTIPVIEALKQRANHPSDMVREHVQWALGRHGL from the coding sequence ATGACCGATCCAACCGACCGAAAACTGAACGATCTGCCCCGCCAGATCCGCGCCTGGGCCCTTGAACTGGGCTTCAGCGACGCCGGTATCACCCTGCCGGATACCGGCATCCACGGGGAGCGGCTGAAGAACTGGCTGCGTGAAGGTTTTCACGGCGACATGGCATACATGGCGGACCATGGCGACAAACGCTATACCCCCACCTCCCTGGTAGAGGGAACCCGTCGGGTTATTTCCGTTCGGCTGGATTACCTCCCGGCGCCCGACAACCCCGGCCGGGTGCTCACTAACCGGGAGAAAGCCTATATTACCCGTTATGCGGTCGGGCGCGACTACCACAAACTGATGCGAAAACGCCTGGCGACCCTGGCAAAGCAGATTGACGAGGCGGTGGCCGGTTATGACTACCGGGCCTTTGTGGACAGCGCCCCGGTCCTCGAACGCGCCCTTGCCCAGCGTGCCGGGCTTGGCTGGATCGGCAAGAACAACATGCTGATTCACCCGAAAGCCGGGTCGTTCTTCTTCCTCGGGGAAATCTTCACCAGCGCGCCGTTGCCGCTAGATGCGCCCTTCGAGAAAGAACACTGCGGCACCTGTGCAGCTTGCCTGGACATCTGCCCTACGGACGCCTTCGAAGGTCCCCATAAGCTGGACGCCCGCAAATGCATCAGCTATCTCACCATCGAGCAGAAAGGCAGTATCCCGGAACACCTGCGGGCAAAGATGGGCAACCGCGTCTTCGGTTGCGACGACTGTCAGCTGGTCTGCCCCTGGAACAAGTTCAGCAGGCCCTCGGCCGAGCCGGATTTCCAGCCCCGCCATGGCCTGGACAACAGCGAGCTTGCGACACTGTTCCTATGGACCGAAGAAGAATTTCTCAAACGCACCGAAGGCTCCGCCATACGCCGCACCGGCTACGAAGGGTGGCTGCGAAACCTGGCAGTGGGCCTGGGCAACGCCCCATCAACCATTCCGGTGATCGAGGCCCTGAAACAGAGAGCCAATCACCCGTCGGACATGGTCCGGGAACACGTGCAATGGGCCCTGGGCCGACACGGTTTATAA
- the hflK gene encoding FtsH protease activity modulator HflK: MAWNEPGGNRNDNDPWGTGGGRGGNDQGPPDLDEALKKGLDKLNKLLGGKGNKSGGNGGPSSGGGSSAGGIGAILALAAIIFVGYVVFQSFYTVNEQERAVVLRFGEFSRTEPPGLRFKVPLIDNVNLVRVTSVRNTESTGQMLTQDENLVSVDLQVQYRVGDARAYVLNVRDSNQALAFATDSALRHEVGSSTLDDVLTEGRAELAVRVEQRLQTFLEEYGTGLSIVRVNVESTQPPDAVQDAFREVQRAREDEQQLKEEAETYRNKVVPEARGRAQRLTEEASAYKEEVIERARGETSRFLAVLGVYETAPEVTRERMYIQALEGVLSRTSKVLVDTQSSDNMMFLPLDRLTNRAGTGSDSQDNSGSGSSNIDIQTLSDQVVQELRGRQDSGVRRSR, translated from the coding sequence ATGGCCTGGAATGAACCGGGTGGAAACCGCAATGACAATGACCCCTGGGGAACCGGTGGCGGTCGTGGCGGCAATGATCAGGGTCCACCAGACCTCGACGAGGCGTTGAAAAAAGGCCTCGACAAGCTTAACAAGCTGCTGGGTGGCAAGGGCAACAAATCCGGAGGCAACGGTGGACCTTCCTCCGGTGGAGGCTCCAGTGCCGGCGGTATTGGAGCGATCCTTGCCCTGGCAGCCATCATTTTTGTTGGATACGTTGTATTTCAGTCCTTCTACACCGTGAATGAGCAGGAACGGGCGGTTGTGCTGCGCTTCGGTGAGTTCAGTCGCACTGAGCCCCCCGGTCTGCGTTTCAAGGTTCCGTTGATCGACAACGTCAACCTGGTGAGGGTGACCAGTGTACGAAACACGGAATCCACCGGGCAGATGTTGACCCAGGACGAGAATCTCGTGTCGGTGGATCTGCAGGTTCAATATCGTGTTGGTGATGCCAGGGCCTACGTGCTCAACGTCCGCGATTCCAATCAAGCGCTGGCATTTGCGACCGACAGCGCACTGCGCCATGAAGTTGGCAGCTCGACCCTGGACGATGTGTTGACAGAGGGGCGTGCTGAGCTGGCTGTTCGCGTTGAACAGCGTCTTCAGACCTTCCTGGAAGAGTATGGTACCGGGTTGTCAATCGTCCGTGTCAACGTCGAGAGCACCCAGCCACCCGATGCGGTGCAGGACGCGTTCCGGGAGGTTCAGCGTGCCCGTGAAGATGAGCAGCAGTTGAAAGAAGAGGCGGAAACCTACCGCAATAAAGTAGTTCCTGAAGCTCGTGGCCGGGCCCAGCGCCTGACTGAAGAGGCCTCGGCCTACAAGGAGGAGGTGATCGAGCGCGCCCGTGGTGAAACCTCGCGCTTCCTGGCGGTACTCGGTGTGTACGAGACAGCTCCGGAGGTTACCCGTGAGCGCATGTACATCCAGGCCCTTGAAGGTGTTCTGTCGAGAACCAGCAAGGTGCTGGTGGACACGCAAAGCAGCGACAACATGATGTTTCTGCCCCTGGACAGGCTGACCAACAGGGCGGGCACAGGTTCCGACAGTCAGGATAATTCCGGCTCTGGCAGCAGCAATATCGATATCCAGACCCTGTCGGATCAGGTTGTGCAGGAACTGCGTGGCAGGCAAGACAGTGGCGTTCGGAGGAGTAGATAA